In a genomic window of Thalassotalea piscium:
- the tnpC gene encoding IS66 family transposase, with product MNTKTKLHQRIAQLERLLAEKDARLLFLEEQFRLAQQKQFGKSGEGFAGQGELFNEAEEIAVLAETEQQDISYRRNKPKRKPLPKDLPREVVVHDISDAEKVCVCCHAQLHKIGEDITEKLDFIPAQVKVIEHVRPKYACRECEKTGTSNPIKQALMPVSPIPKGIATASLLSQLITSKYQYGLPLYRQESLFKQYGIALSRQTMSDWMLKSAALFPPLIKRLKEELRKQAVIHADETTVNVIKSDKIKSYMWLYCTGTDSPMPTSSIPNIILYDYHDSRAGRCVVDYLDGYSGYLQVDGYQAYHQTQATLVGCWAHARRKFIEAKQAQPKGKSGKADVALSYIQKLYGIESRFKNTTPEETYEARQTQAKPILDKLHGWFTQQNVLPKNKLGEAITYLSNQWPKLVGYLEDGRLSIDNNRAERAIKSFVIGRKNWLFSQTANGADASAALYSIIETAKANGLVPFDYVKQCLEELCKPHPDIDAILPWNIKR from the coding sequence ATGAATACCAAGACTAAACTTCACCAACGTATTGCTCAGTTAGAGCGGTTATTAGCAGAAAAAGACGCACGTTTACTGTTCCTTGAAGAGCAGTTTCGCCTAGCGCAGCAAAAACAATTCGGTAAAAGTGGTGAAGGCTTTGCAGGTCAAGGGGAATTGTTCAACGAGGCGGAAGAAATCGCTGTGCTTGCTGAAACTGAGCAACAAGACATCAGCTATCGCCGTAATAAACCAAAGCGTAAACCCTTACCGAAAGACTTACCACGGGAAGTGGTGGTGCATGATATTAGCGACGCTGAGAAAGTGTGCGTTTGTTGTCATGCTCAATTACATAAAATCGGTGAAGACATCACTGAAAAACTAGACTTCATCCCGGCACAAGTCAAAGTTATTGAACATGTTCGCCCTAAATACGCGTGTCGTGAATGCGAAAAAACAGGCACTAGCAACCCGATTAAACAAGCGTTGATGCCAGTAAGTCCTATCCCTAAAGGCATTGCTACTGCAAGTTTACTGAGTCAACTCATTACCAGTAAATATCAATATGGTTTGCCTCTTTATCGCCAAGAATCATTATTCAAACAATACGGTATCGCGCTCAGTCGCCAAACAATGAGTGATTGGATGCTCAAATCAGCAGCGTTATTTCCCCCGCTCATCAAACGGCTTAAGGAAGAATTACGAAAACAAGCAGTGATACATGCCGATGAGACTACGGTCAATGTCATCAAGTCTGACAAAATAAAAAGTTACATGTGGTTGTATTGCACGGGCACGGATTCCCCCATGCCCACTAGTTCAATCCCAAATATTATCTTATACGATTATCATGATAGCCGTGCAGGTCGCTGCGTGGTTGATTATCTCGACGGCTATTCGGGCTACCTTCAAGTTGATGGTTATCAAGCCTATCATCAAACCCAAGCAACCTTAGTGGGTTGTTGGGCACATGCGCGGCGTAAATTCATTGAAGCCAAACAAGCACAACCCAAAGGAAAAAGTGGTAAAGCTGATGTGGCGCTAAGTTATATTCAAAAATTGTACGGTATTGAATCGCGTTTTAAAAATACAACTCCAGAAGAGACTTACGAGGCTCGCCAAACTCAAGCCAAACCGATACTAGATAAATTACACGGTTGGTTTACTCAACAAAATGTGTTGCCCAAAAACAAATTAGGTGAAGCTATCACGTATCTGAGTAATCAGTGGCCAAAATTGGTGGGTTACCTCGAAGACGGTCGCTTGAGCATCGACAATAATCGTGCAGAGCGGGCAATAAAGTCCTTCGTTATCGGACGTAAAAATTGGTTGTTTAGCCAAACCGCTAACGGTGCCGATGCGAGTGCTGCACTGTATAGTATTATCGAAACCGCTAAAGCTAATGGCTTAGTTCCATTTGATTATGTCAAGCAATGTCTTGAAGAGTTATGTAAACCACACCCTGATATTGACGCAATATTGCCGTGGAACATCAAGCGTTAG